From the genome of Chroicocephalus ridibundus chromosome 1, bChrRid1.1, whole genome shotgun sequence, one region includes:
- the SETDB2 gene encoding histone-lysine N-methyltransferase SETDB2 isoform X2: MQPPQKMEEKKMLCDCFEVENLTSSREEKTEGDLKMFWTQLGGRRVDVIFEQVQNVLLLLKQKIKNGTATNQECWQAWMLVNEANLGDLLSLTNGSDVFDRDGVRETKPKLQRLTDDNTADSLEGSHRKKEEMEKTGSGSKEASGKIQDLPLNLQYKKHKCSSACLANRSAGSFKGENPLKIPILFHFQRRHAKADCLSKSLDVNYKAPCGRSLRSFQDVQNYLFETECNFLFVDHFSFNTYVLLGRNTVNPEPLVFDFDISNGAESVPVSFCNDLDRARLPYFKYRRASWPRAYYLNNFSSMFVDSCDCTDGCIDRSKCACLQLTARGCSKISLSPRSKTCHGYSYKRLEGPVPSGCDKMMCQNRVVQHGIQVRLQVFNTEKKGWGVRCLDDIDKGTFVCTYSGRLMSRAEVQVLGDAGQGLKEKSAVNDRGNGFFSKKRKLDTDCSDSVIELVQTDKTDILEKQQSLSQTVDNENKLTPVRAKNSSIATARRPGTRIAVFHNDQLKMEIDTLVHAASSDEDNSSQIHQSSKTKLTSGTKKGKEKSTHQQKEEHPMEIRRTEPADVDSAECKKKSLSLQGVDCGKSGVLRDTCVVGPSKNIALKADCKEENHRQSKQDAFCEEADGDRTLLKNADEENIYVLDATKEGNVGRFLNHSCCPNLFAQSVFVETHNRSFPWVAFFTNRHVKAGTELTWDYGYEAGSMPETEISCQCGVPKCRKKTL, from the exons ATGCAGCCGCCCCagaagatggaagagaaaaaaa TGCTGTGTGACTGCTTTGAAGTGGAGAACCTTACCAGTTCCAGGGAGGAGAAGACTGAAG GTGACTTGAAGATGTTTTGGACACAGTTGGGAGGTAGAAGAGTGGATGTCATATTTGAGCAAGTGCAAaatgtgctgctgttgctgaagcAAAAGATCAAGAACGGAACTGCCACAAACCAAG AATGCTGGCAGGCTTGGATGCTGGTGAATGAAGCTAATTTAGGTGATCTCTTATCTTTGACAAATG GAAGTGATGTGTTTGATAGAGATGGTGTACGGGAAACCAAACCCAAATTGCAGCGTCTTACAGATGACAACACTGCAGATTCCCTAGAAGGTTCTCACAG aaaaaaagaggagatggaaaaaaCAGGTTCAGGGAGTAAAGAAGCATCTGGTAAAATTCAAGATTTACCCTTAAACCTGCAGTATAAGAAGCACAAGTGCTCTAGTGCTTGTCTTGCCAACAGATCAGCGGGCTCCTTCAAGGGTGAAAATCCTCTTAAGATACCAATCCTGTTTCACTTTCAAAGGCGCCATGCAAAAGCGGACTGCCTTTCGAAATCACTGGATGTGAATTATAAAGCTCCTTGCGGTCGAAGTCTGAGAAGCTTTCAAGATGtgcaaaattatttgtttgaaaCGGAGTGCAACTTCTTATTTGTTGATCACTTCTCCTTCAACACATACGTACTGTTGGGCAGGAACACTGTAAATCCCGAACCCCTTGTGTTCGATTTTGATATTAGCAATGGAGCCGAGTCTGTGCCTGTTTCTTTCTGTAACGATCTTGACCGCGCAAGATTACCTTATTTCAAATATCGGAGGGCATCGTGGCCACGTGCTTATTATCTCAACAATTTCTCCAGCATGTTTGTTGATTCATGTGACTGCACAGATGGCTGCATTGATAG GTCAAAATGTGCATGCCTACAGCTAACTGCAAGAGGCTGTAGTAAAATTTCTCTGTCTCCGCGTAGTAAAACATGCCATGGATACAGTTACAAAAGACTGGAAGGACCTGTTCCTAGTGG GTGTGACAAGATGATGTGTCAGAATAGAGTTGTACAGCATGGCATTCAAGTCAGGTTGCAAGTGttcaacacagaaaagaaaggctggGGTGTCCGCTGCCTAGACGATATCGACAAGGGGACATTTGTTTGCACTTACTCAG gcagaTTAATGAGCAGAGCTGAAGTTCAAGTATTGGGGGATGCTGGTCAAGGGCTGAAAGAGAAGAGTGCTGTGAATGACAGAGGCAatggctttttttccaaaaaaagaaaacttgacacTGATTGTTCAGACTCCGTAATTGAACTAGTACAGACTGACAAAACTGACATTCTTGAGAAGCAGCAGTCTTTGTCTCAGACTGtggataatgaaaataaattaacccC AGTTCGTGCAAAGAATTCAAGTATTGCAACCGCGAGGAGACCTGGAACTAGAATAGCTGTTTTTCATAATGACCAGCTAAAAATG GAAATTGATACACTGGTGCACGCTGCCAGCTCAGATGAAGATAATAGTTCTCAGATTCATCagtcaagcaaaacaaaactaaccagtggaacaaagaaaggaaaagaaa AATCCACTCATCAGCAGAAGGAAGAACATCCGATGGAAATTAGACGGACTGAGCCTGCTGACGTGGACAGTgcagaatgcaaaaaaaagagTCTGTCTCTGCAGGGTGTTGATTGTGGCAAGTCAGGTGTGCTGCGTGACACGTGTGTTGTGGGGCCATCCAAAAACATAGCCCTAAAAGCTGACTGCAAAGAGGAGAATCACAGGCAGTCAAAACAAGATGCATTTTGTGAGGAGGCTGATGGTGACAGGACACTTCTGAAGAATGctgatgaagaaaatatttatgtacTGGATGCcacaaaagaaggaaatgtgGGTCGTTTTCTTAAC CACAGCTGCTGCCCAAATCTCTTTGCACAAAGTGTGTTTGTAGAGACTCACAACAGAAGTTTCCCATGGGTGGCATTCTTCACAAACAG GCATGTGAAAGCTGGAACTGAACTCACGTGGGATTATGGTTATGAAGCTGGAAGCATGCCAGAGACAGAGATTTCCTGTCAGTGTGGAGTTCcgaagtgcaggaaaaaaaccttataG
- the SETDB2 gene encoding histone-lysine N-methyltransferase SETDB2 isoform X3: protein MQPPQKMEEKKMLCDCFEVENLTSSREEKTEGDLKMFWTQLGGRRVDVIFEQVQNVLLLLKQKIKNGTATNQGSDVFDRDGVRETKPKLQRLTDDNTADSLEGSHRKKEEMEKTGSGSKEASGKIQDLPLNLQYKKHKCSSACLANRSAGSFKGENPLKIPILFHFQRRHAKADCLSKSLDVNYKAPCGRSLRSFQDVQNYLFETECNFLFVDHFSFNTYVLLGRNTVNPEPLVFDFDISNGAESVPVSFCNDLDRARLPYFKYRRASWPRAYYLNNFSSMFVDSCDCTDGCIDRSKCACLQLTARGCSKISLSPRSKTCHGYSYKRLEGPVPSGIYECSVLCRCDKMMCQNRVVQHGIQVRLQVFNTEKKGWGVRCLDDIDKGTFVCTYSGRLMSRAEVQVLGDAGQGLKEKSAVNDRGNGFFSKKRKLDTDCSDSVIELVQTDKTDILEKQQSLSQTVDNENKLTPVRAKNSSIATARRPGTRIAVFHNDQLKMEIDTLVHAASSDEDNSSQIHQSSKTKLTSGTKKGKEKSTHQQKEEHPMEIRRTEPADVDSAECKKKSLSLQGVDCGKSGVLRDTCVVGPSKNIALKADCKEENHRQSKQDAFCEEADGDRTLLKNADEENIYVLDATKEGNVGRFLNHSCCPNLFAQSVFVETHNRSFPWVAFFTNRHVKAGTELTWDYGYEAGSMPETEISCQCGVPKCRKKTL from the exons ATGCAGCCGCCCCagaagatggaagagaaaaaaa TGCTGTGTGACTGCTTTGAAGTGGAGAACCTTACCAGTTCCAGGGAGGAGAAGACTGAAG GTGACTTGAAGATGTTTTGGACACAGTTGGGAGGTAGAAGAGTGGATGTCATATTTGAGCAAGTGCAAaatgtgctgctgttgctgaagcAAAAGATCAAGAACGGAACTGCCACAAACCAAG GAAGTGATGTGTTTGATAGAGATGGTGTACGGGAAACCAAACCCAAATTGCAGCGTCTTACAGATGACAACACTGCAGATTCCCTAGAAGGTTCTCACAG aaaaaaagaggagatggaaaaaaCAGGTTCAGGGAGTAAAGAAGCATCTGGTAAAATTCAAGATTTACCCTTAAACCTGCAGTATAAGAAGCACAAGTGCTCTAGTGCTTGTCTTGCCAACAGATCAGCGGGCTCCTTCAAGGGTGAAAATCCTCTTAAGATACCAATCCTGTTTCACTTTCAAAGGCGCCATGCAAAAGCGGACTGCCTTTCGAAATCACTGGATGTGAATTATAAAGCTCCTTGCGGTCGAAGTCTGAGAAGCTTTCAAGATGtgcaaaattatttgtttgaaaCGGAGTGCAACTTCTTATTTGTTGATCACTTCTCCTTCAACACATACGTACTGTTGGGCAGGAACACTGTAAATCCCGAACCCCTTGTGTTCGATTTTGATATTAGCAATGGAGCCGAGTCTGTGCCTGTTTCTTTCTGTAACGATCTTGACCGCGCAAGATTACCTTATTTCAAATATCGGAGGGCATCGTGGCCACGTGCTTATTATCTCAACAATTTCTCCAGCATGTTTGTTGATTCATGTGACTGCACAGATGGCTGCATTGATAG GTCAAAATGTGCATGCCTACAGCTAACTGCAAGAGGCTGTAGTAAAATTTCTCTGTCTCCGCGTAGTAAAACATGCCATGGATACAGTTACAAAAGACTGGAAGGACCTGTTCCTAGTGG AATTTATGAGTGTAGTGTGTTGTGCAGGTGTGACAAGATGATGTGTCAGAATAGAGTTGTACAGCATGGCATTCAAGTCAGGTTGCAAGTGttcaacacagaaaagaaaggctggGGTGTCCGCTGCCTAGACGATATCGACAAGGGGACATTTGTTTGCACTTACTCAG gcagaTTAATGAGCAGAGCTGAAGTTCAAGTATTGGGGGATGCTGGTCAAGGGCTGAAAGAGAAGAGTGCTGTGAATGACAGAGGCAatggctttttttccaaaaaaagaaaacttgacacTGATTGTTCAGACTCCGTAATTGAACTAGTACAGACTGACAAAACTGACATTCTTGAGAAGCAGCAGTCTTTGTCTCAGACTGtggataatgaaaataaattaacccC AGTTCGTGCAAAGAATTCAAGTATTGCAACCGCGAGGAGACCTGGAACTAGAATAGCTGTTTTTCATAATGACCAGCTAAAAATG GAAATTGATACACTGGTGCACGCTGCCAGCTCAGATGAAGATAATAGTTCTCAGATTCATCagtcaagcaaaacaaaactaaccagtggaacaaagaaaggaaaagaaa AATCCACTCATCAGCAGAAGGAAGAACATCCGATGGAAATTAGACGGACTGAGCCTGCTGACGTGGACAGTgcagaatgcaaaaaaaagagTCTGTCTCTGCAGGGTGTTGATTGTGGCAAGTCAGGTGTGCTGCGTGACACGTGTGTTGTGGGGCCATCCAAAAACATAGCCCTAAAAGCTGACTGCAAAGAGGAGAATCACAGGCAGTCAAAACAAGATGCATTTTGTGAGGAGGCTGATGGTGACAGGACACTTCTGAAGAATGctgatgaagaaaatatttatgtacTGGATGCcacaaaagaaggaaatgtgGGTCGTTTTCTTAAC CACAGCTGCTGCCCAAATCTCTTTGCACAAAGTGTGTTTGTAGAGACTCACAACAGAAGTTTCCCATGGGTGGCATTCTTCACAAACAG GCATGTGAAAGCTGGAACTGAACTCACGTGGGATTATGGTTATGAAGCTGGAAGCATGCCAGAGACAGAGATTTCCTGTCAGTGTGGAGTTCcgaagtgcaggaaaaaaaccttataG
- the SETDB2 gene encoding histone-lysine N-methyltransferase SETDB2 isoform X1 produces MQPPQKMEEKKMLCDCFEVENLTSSREEKTEGDLKMFWTQLGGRRVDVIFEQVQNVLLLLKQKIKNGTATNQECWQAWMLVNEANLGDLLSLTNGSDVFDRDGVRETKPKLQRLTDDNTADSLEGSHRKKEEMEKTGSGSKEASGKIQDLPLNLQYKKHKCSSACLANRSAGSFKGENPLKIPILFHFQRRHAKADCLSKSLDVNYKAPCGRSLRSFQDVQNYLFETECNFLFVDHFSFNTYVLLGRNTVNPEPLVFDFDISNGAESVPVSFCNDLDRARLPYFKYRRASWPRAYYLNNFSSMFVDSCDCTDGCIDRSKCACLQLTARGCSKISLSPRSKTCHGYSYKRLEGPVPSGIYECSVLCRCDKMMCQNRVVQHGIQVRLQVFNTEKKGWGVRCLDDIDKGTFVCTYSGRLMSRAEVQVLGDAGQGLKEKSAVNDRGNGFFSKKRKLDTDCSDSVIELVQTDKTDILEKQQSLSQTVDNENKLTPVRAKNSSIATARRPGTRIAVFHNDQLKMEIDTLVHAASSDEDNSSQIHQSSKTKLTSGTKKGKEKSTHQQKEEHPMEIRRTEPADVDSAECKKKSLSLQGVDCGKSGVLRDTCVVGPSKNIALKADCKEENHRQSKQDAFCEEADGDRTLLKNADEENIYVLDATKEGNVGRFLNHSCCPNLFAQSVFVETHNRSFPWVAFFTNRHVKAGTELTWDYGYEAGSMPETEISCQCGVPKCRKKTL; encoded by the exons ATGCAGCCGCCCCagaagatggaagagaaaaaaa TGCTGTGTGACTGCTTTGAAGTGGAGAACCTTACCAGTTCCAGGGAGGAGAAGACTGAAG GTGACTTGAAGATGTTTTGGACACAGTTGGGAGGTAGAAGAGTGGATGTCATATTTGAGCAAGTGCAAaatgtgctgctgttgctgaagcAAAAGATCAAGAACGGAACTGCCACAAACCAAG AATGCTGGCAGGCTTGGATGCTGGTGAATGAAGCTAATTTAGGTGATCTCTTATCTTTGACAAATG GAAGTGATGTGTTTGATAGAGATGGTGTACGGGAAACCAAACCCAAATTGCAGCGTCTTACAGATGACAACACTGCAGATTCCCTAGAAGGTTCTCACAG aaaaaaagaggagatggaaaaaaCAGGTTCAGGGAGTAAAGAAGCATCTGGTAAAATTCAAGATTTACCCTTAAACCTGCAGTATAAGAAGCACAAGTGCTCTAGTGCTTGTCTTGCCAACAGATCAGCGGGCTCCTTCAAGGGTGAAAATCCTCTTAAGATACCAATCCTGTTTCACTTTCAAAGGCGCCATGCAAAAGCGGACTGCCTTTCGAAATCACTGGATGTGAATTATAAAGCTCCTTGCGGTCGAAGTCTGAGAAGCTTTCAAGATGtgcaaaattatttgtttgaaaCGGAGTGCAACTTCTTATTTGTTGATCACTTCTCCTTCAACACATACGTACTGTTGGGCAGGAACACTGTAAATCCCGAACCCCTTGTGTTCGATTTTGATATTAGCAATGGAGCCGAGTCTGTGCCTGTTTCTTTCTGTAACGATCTTGACCGCGCAAGATTACCTTATTTCAAATATCGGAGGGCATCGTGGCCACGTGCTTATTATCTCAACAATTTCTCCAGCATGTTTGTTGATTCATGTGACTGCACAGATGGCTGCATTGATAG GTCAAAATGTGCATGCCTACAGCTAACTGCAAGAGGCTGTAGTAAAATTTCTCTGTCTCCGCGTAGTAAAACATGCCATGGATACAGTTACAAAAGACTGGAAGGACCTGTTCCTAGTGG AATTTATGAGTGTAGTGTGTTGTGCAGGTGTGACAAGATGATGTGTCAGAATAGAGTTGTACAGCATGGCATTCAAGTCAGGTTGCAAGTGttcaacacagaaaagaaaggctggGGTGTCCGCTGCCTAGACGATATCGACAAGGGGACATTTGTTTGCACTTACTCAG gcagaTTAATGAGCAGAGCTGAAGTTCAAGTATTGGGGGATGCTGGTCAAGGGCTGAAAGAGAAGAGTGCTGTGAATGACAGAGGCAatggctttttttccaaaaaaagaaaacttgacacTGATTGTTCAGACTCCGTAATTGAACTAGTACAGACTGACAAAACTGACATTCTTGAGAAGCAGCAGTCTTTGTCTCAGACTGtggataatgaaaataaattaacccC AGTTCGTGCAAAGAATTCAAGTATTGCAACCGCGAGGAGACCTGGAACTAGAATAGCTGTTTTTCATAATGACCAGCTAAAAATG GAAATTGATACACTGGTGCACGCTGCCAGCTCAGATGAAGATAATAGTTCTCAGATTCATCagtcaagcaaaacaaaactaaccagtggaacaaagaaaggaaaagaaa AATCCACTCATCAGCAGAAGGAAGAACATCCGATGGAAATTAGACGGACTGAGCCTGCTGACGTGGACAGTgcagaatgcaaaaaaaagagTCTGTCTCTGCAGGGTGTTGATTGTGGCAAGTCAGGTGTGCTGCGTGACACGTGTGTTGTGGGGCCATCCAAAAACATAGCCCTAAAAGCTGACTGCAAAGAGGAGAATCACAGGCAGTCAAAACAAGATGCATTTTGTGAGGAGGCTGATGGTGACAGGACACTTCTGAAGAATGctgatgaagaaaatatttatgtacTGGATGCcacaaaagaaggaaatgtgGGTCGTTTTCTTAAC CACAGCTGCTGCCCAAATCTCTTTGCACAAAGTGTGTTTGTAGAGACTCACAACAGAAGTTTCCCATGGGTGGCATTCTTCACAAACAG GCATGTGAAAGCTGGAACTGAACTCACGTGGGATTATGGTTATGAAGCTGGAAGCATGCCAGAGACAGAGATTTCCTGTCAGTGTGGAGTTCcgaagtgcaggaaaaaaaccttataG